One window of Centropristis striata isolate RG_2023a ecotype Rhode Island chromosome 23, C.striata_1.0, whole genome shotgun sequence genomic DNA carries:
- the insig1 gene encoding insulin-induced gene 1 protein, giving the protein MITRGGFSLDQTLKTSGDQAQKCQMPRLEDHCWSCSCATRVETKHSSEATLIASKAEEMMSIITTVLSNAYGSLHSVRTANLIRRGLVLFTVGAFLALVLNLLQIQRNVTLFPEEVMTTLFSSAWWIPPCCGTGAAVVGLLYPCLDSHLGEPHKFKREWASVMRCIAVFVGINHASVKLDFDNNVQLSLTLAALSLGLWWTFDRSRSGFGLGITTAVLATVFTQLLVYNGVYQYTSPDFLYVRSWLPCIFFSGGVTVGNIGRQLAMGGVEKPHMD; this is encoded by the exons ATGATCACGAGAGGAGGTTTCTCTTTAGACCAGACACTGAAGACGTCTGGAGATCAAG CTCAAAAGTGCCAAATGCCCAGACTAGAGGACCACTGCTGGAGCTGCTCCTGTGCAACAAGGGTCGAAACGAAGCACTCATCTGAGGCTACCCTGATAGCATCCAAAGCCGAAGAAATGATGTCCATCATCACCACGGTGCTCAGCAATGCCTACGGCTCTCTGCACAGCGTCCGGACGGCCAACCTGATCCGCCGGGGTCTGGTCCTCTTCACCGTCGGAGCGTTCCTCGCCCTGGTGCTCAACTTGCTGCAGATACAAAGAAATGTCACCCTGTTTCCAGAGGAGGTGATGACAACTTTGTTTTCGTCTGCATGGTGGATCCCTCCTTGCTGCGGCACAGGGGCTG CTGTTGTCGGCCTGCTGTATCCCTGCCTCGACAGCCATTTGGGAGAGCCGCACAAGTTCAAGAGGGAGTGGGCCAGCGTCATGAGGTGCATCGCGGTGTTTGTCGGCATCAACCATGCCAGTGTT AAACTAGATTTCGACAACAACGTGCAGCTCTCTCTAACGCTGGCAGCCTTGTCCTTGGGCCTGTGGTGGACATTCGACCGGTCCAGGAGCGGCTTCGGTTTGGGCATCACCACTGCCGTCCTCGCTACTGTCTTCACACAGCTGCTGGTCTACAATGGAGTCTACCA gtATACGTCTCCAGACTTCTTGTACGTGCGCTCCTGGCTCCCATGCATATTCTTCTCAGGTGGTGTTACTGTGGGGAACATCGGACGCCAACTTGCCATG GGTGGTGTTGAGAAACCCCACATGGACTGA